The sequence TTATAAAGGTGACACATTAGGTCGCGGTGCAGAAGCTCAAGTAGCCGCTCCATCTGCTGAACCTGCTGCCGAAGAAAAGAAAACTCGTCGCGCACCAAGCAAGACAGCGGCTCGTAAACCAGCTGCTGCCACAGACAAGCCATTAGTTGCTGCCAAACCAGCAGTGAAGCGTGTTCGTAAGGTTGAAACACCTGCCGCAGATACGCAGAAGTCAGGAGAGTAAGCATGCTACAACCAAAGCGTCGTAAGTATCGTAAGGAACAAAAAGGCCGTAACACTGGCGTGGCAACACGCGGTAGTTCTGTAGCCTTTGGTGACTTTGGATTGAAGGCCGTTGGCCGTGGCCGTCTGACTGCTCGTCAAATTGAGTCAGCACGTCGCGCAATGACCCGTCACATTAAACGTGGTGGCCGTATTTGGATTCGTATTTTCCCAGATAAGCCAATTTCACAAAAACCTGCTGAAGTACGTATGGGTAACGGTAAAGGTAATCCAGAGTACTACGTAGCTGAAATTCAACCAGGCAAAGTGCTTTACGAGATGGACGGTGTAGATGAGACTTTGGCGCGCGAAGCTTTCAAGCTTGCTGCTGCTAAGTTACCTTTGCAGACCACTTTCGTGATTCGCCACTTAGGTTGATCGGGATAGAGATTATGAAAAATAAAGAATTAGCATCTAAAGATCTGAATGGCTTAAATGCAGAATTAACAGAGCTCTTAAAGACCAACTTTAAGCTCCGTATGCAAAAGGGCACTCAGCAACTCACTAATACCAGCCAATTGGGTAAAACTAAGCGCGATATCGCTCGTGTAAAGACTTTTATTGCCCAAAAGACTGCACAGAAATAAGGAAAAAGGGATATGACAGAATTATCTAAACCCTTGCGCCGCACCCTAGTGGGCCGCGTTGTTAGCGACAAAATGCAGAAAACTGTGACCGTGTTGGTTGAGCGTCAAGTGAAGCATCCCGTGATTGGTAAGTACGTTGGCCAGTCCAAAAAGTACCATGCACATGACGAAGCTGGCACATACAAGATGGGTGATACCGTTGAAATTGCTGAATCAAAGCCAATTTCACGTACTAAATCTTGGGTTGTGACCCGTTTGGTTGAGGCCTCTAAAGGTATTTAAGTATTTTTTAGGGGATTTGGCGAAATATCTTCCCAAATCCCTGTTTTACGTAGTAGAATAGAAGGCTTCTCTGGTTTTATTGGAGAAGCAGTGTTTTTCATTAATTCCGGGTTTTAGCTTTCGTTAAAGCCCATAGACGGAACCAAGACTGTTTGCCTTTGGCTAATAAGTTGGGGATTAGAAATGATACAAACCGAAAGTAGATTGCAGGTCGCCGATAACACAGGCGCCAGTGAAGTTTTGTGCATCAAGGTATTGGGCGGCTCTAAGCGTCGTTACGCCAGTATCGGTGATGTCATCAAAGTCAGCGTTAAGTCAGCTGCTCCACGTGGCCGTGTAAAAAAAGGTGATATTTATAACGCTGTTGTAGTGAGAACAGCTAAGGGTGTTCGCCGTCCAGACG comes from Polynucleobacter sp. MWH-Svant-W18 and encodes:
- the rplP gene encoding 50S ribosomal protein L16; this encodes MLQPKRRKYRKEQKGRNTGVATRGSSVAFGDFGLKAVGRGRLTARQIESARRAMTRHIKRGGRIWIRIFPDKPISQKPAEVRMGNGKGNPEYYVAEIQPGKVLYEMDGVDETLAREAFKLAAAKLPLQTTFVIRHLG
- the rpmC gene encoding 50S ribosomal protein L29, whose amino-acid sequence is MKNKELASKDLNGLNAELTELLKTNFKLRMQKGTQQLTNTSQLGKTKRDIARVKTFIAQKTAQK
- the rpsQ gene encoding 30S ribosomal protein S17, whose product is MTELSKPLRRTLVGRVVSDKMQKTVTVLVERQVKHPVIGKYVGQSKKYHAHDEAGTYKMGDTVEIAESKPISRTKSWVVTRLVEASKGI
- the rplN gene encoding 50S ribosomal protein L14 — its product is MIQTESRLQVADNTGASEVLCIKVLGGSKRRYASIGDVIKVSVKSAAPRGRVKKGDIYNAVVVRTAKGVRRPDGSLIKFDANAAVLLNAKLEPIGTRIFGPVTRELRTEKFMKIVSLAPEVI